One region of Cucurbita pepo subsp. pepo cultivar mu-cu-16 chromosome LG03, ASM280686v2, whole genome shotgun sequence genomic DNA includes:
- the LOC111790454 gene encoding TBC1 domain family member 22B-like, whose translation MKNSGNDSLGAEDRQPKESTISNLDSRFNQTLKNVQGLLKGRSIPGKVLLTRRADVLDSSSVSDQPSNYSRSLSDNDTGTSNHIAKSEEEDLQIINNNSIVNKSKSSTSNTEDLTKEVQKPIMGARATDSARVMKFTTLLSGTTIILDKLRELAWSGIPPYMRPNIWRLLLGYAPPNSDRKEGVLRRKRLEYLDSVAQFYDVPDTERSDDEINMLRQIAVDCPRTVPDVAFFQQAQVQKSLERILYTWAIRHPASGYVQGINDLATPFLVVFLSEYLEGGVEKWSISDLSPDKITNIEADCYWCLSKLLDGMQDHYTFAQPGIQRLVFKLKELVRRIDEPVSRHMEEQGLEFLQFAFRWFNCLLIREIPFHLVTRLWDTYLAEGDSLPDFLVYIFASFLLTWSEELQKLDFQELVMFLQHVPTQNWTHQELEMVLSRAFMWHSMFNNSPRHLIS comes from the exons ATGAAGAACAGTGGCAATGACAGTCTTGGCGCTGAAGATCGACAACCAAAAGAGAGCACAATCTCAAATCTCGATTCTAGATTCAATCAGACCCTAAAAAATGTACAAGG GCTGCTTAAAGGCCGCAGTATTCCTGGTAAAGTATTGCTAACTAGAAGAGCAGATGTGCTCGACTCCTCGAGTGTATCAGATCAACCGTCGAATTATTCAAGGAGCTTATCGGATAATGATACTGGTACAAGCAATCACATTGCCAAATCTGAGGAG GAAGATCTTcagattataaataataattcaattgtTAATAAGTCAAAATCATCGACATCTAACACTGAGGATCTTACTAAAGAAGTCCAAAAGCCAATAATGGGTGCTAGAGCAACAGATTCTGCAAGGGTGATGAAGTTCACAACGCTGCTCTCGGGGACAACAATCATATTAG ACAAGTTGCGGGAGCTAGCGTGGAGTGGCATTCCCCCATATATGCGCCCAAATATATGGAGGCTTCTTTTG GGCTATGCACCACCTAATTCAGATAGAAAGGAGGGAGTTCTACGGAGAAAGAGACTCGAGTATCTCGACAGCGTTGCACAGTTCTATGATGTTCCTGATACTGAACGTTCTGATGATGAGATAAACATGCTCCGCCAG atTGCTGTTGATTGTCCTAGAACTGTACCTGACGTTGCTTTCTTTCAACAAGCACAAGTTCAGAAATCTTTGGAGCGTATTCTCTATACTTG GGCTATTCGGCATCCTGCGAGTGGATACGTTCAGGGAATAAATGATCTTGCTACTCCATTTTTAGTTGTCTTCTTGTCAGAATACTTAGAAGGTGGTGTTGAGAAATGGTCCATCTCTGATCTATCTCCCGACAAGATCACAAACATTGAGGCCGATTGCTACTGGTGTCTTTCTAAATTGCTCGATGGTATGCAAGATCATTACACGTTTGCACAACCCGGAATTCAGAGGCTTGTATTTAAATTGAAGGAGCTGGTTAGGAGGATTGATG AACCTGTGTCAAGACACATGGAGGAGCAGGGTCTGGAATTTCTTCAATTCGCTTTTCGGTGGTTCAACTGTCTTCTGATACGCGAG ATTCCTTTCCACCTTGTTACCCGGTTATGGGATACTTATCTTGCGGAAGGGGATTCATTGCCAGATTTCCTTGTCTACATATTTGCCAGTTTTCTTTTGACG TGGTCTGAGGAGCTGCAGAAACTTGATTTTCAAGAATTGGTGATGTTTCTCCAGCATGTTCCAACTCAAAACTGGACCCATCAAGAGCTTGAGATGGTGCTTTCAAGAGCATTCATGTGGCACAGTATGTTCAACAATTCTCCAAGACACCTTATTAGCTGA
- the LOC111790455 gene encoding pentatricopeptide repeat-containing protein At1g62350-like yields the protein MKSTLMGRLQLHFPQLGFRQNLTNPTLHCCTAGPPPNIICGLRKGQRKPLGKSRVPSTESIQAVQSLKLAKSASKMEDVINSKLSRLLKADLFDALAELQRQNELELSLQVFKFMRNEEWYEPDLNLYHVMIQMMGKNKMIEMAEEVFHELKRDGLEPDTRAFNEMMGAYMQVDMVERAVETYELMKASGCIPDKLTFKILIKNLERFREEFAAVVKKECAEFLDSPEKFLRDVEQKLMKVQIL from the exons ATGAAATCTACGCTAATGGGTCGTCTTCAACTCCATTTCCCTCAATTGGGTTTCCGCCAAAACCTCACAAATCCAACCCTCCATTGTTGTACGGCAGGTCCACCTCCAAATATCATCTGTGGCCTCCGAAAGGGTCAGAGGAAGCCCTTAGGTAAGTCAAGGGTGCCCTCCACTGAGTCTATTCAAGCAGTTCAATCGCTCAAGCTCGCTAAATCCGCCTCCAAAATGGAGGACGTAATCAATAGCAAGCTTAGCAGATTGCTGAAAGCAGACTTGTTTGATGCTCTGGCTGAATTACAGAGGCAAAATGAACTGGAACTATCGCTTCAG GTCTTCAAATTCATGCGGAATGAAGAGTGGTACGAGCCAGATTTAAACTTGTACCATGTGATGATTCAAATGATGGGGAAGAACAAAATGATTGAAATGGCTGAAGAGGTCTTCCATGAGTTAAAAAGGGATGGGTTAGAACCAGACACAAGAGCTTTTAATGAGATGATGGGAGCATATATGCAGGTAGACATGGTGGAAAGAGCTGTTGAGACATATGAATTAATGAAAGCATCAGGTTGTATTCCAGATAAACTGACTTTCAAGATTTTGATCAAGAATCTTGAGAGATTTAGGGAAGAGTTTGCTGCAGTGGTCAAGAAAGAATGTGCTGAGTTCTTGGATTCTCCTGAGAAGTTCCTCAGGGACGTTGAACAGAAACTGATgaaagttcaaattctttaa